The following proteins come from a genomic window of Metarhizium brunneum chromosome 2, complete sequence:
- the Dhc4 gene encoding Dehydrocurvularin biosynthesis regulator, translated as MDVINVRPPSRAPEADRPGKRTLRKGTRSCWECKRRKVRCVPCSEEGDACLGCKRRGAHCVSQDGPVPDEFPRPADKHAEMAERMERVEGLLGRLVQNVSVLRRSPAAAHSSLDMAGSTACSSLQVTPPASCGNRGVRATHSSEPAFQTTDCHPPTPVPDASYTPRLGQISALLYAALPSAEDCRIVCQHRKGFAVFLHQMLIRPHSELTREDYEPAANLATLPAPSAHPVLLARHMLMLAASLQHVHSDFQDPACRLSESPSAMMERLFNTASSLVTANDHLMLSVEGIECLLLEGSFQANSGNLRRAWLTFRRAVAFSQLIGLNANAQTPTTLDPATTAMPQFIWFRIISMDRYLCLMLGLPQSSPDDSFASESALASDTPMGRLERMHCVIASRILDRNQRGLTTSHDVTTTREIDLDIQRLAQSMPPRWWLPPNLANLASCECRDVFSETLRLINQLLHYGLLNQLHLPYMLRASLDPKYVYNRVTSVTSSREMLTRFIALRSSNLLALCCQSIDFFTLTAAMTLILAHINANQHDGHSFIAHQRSSDLAMVEQVIDIMQRVTELNTDPLPHKAAHLLAQLLAVEGHAAEGCTYSTQSVDAAESVSPSRLSLTEGSFGTEAPHACFSNDTSVLYIHLPHFGTIKIAREGRISREPAISGWPQVSTDRDDERQPQHSSPITEAPSNSNSARILGSADGSALDPLVHNTVAMAPNATDPQPTQRHQFHSSFSGTAHARMQQQHAGQSSMALDTNNWVLEGVNVFFDSLLQGADGGDADIR; from the exons ATGGACGTCATCAACGTCCGGCCCCCGTCCCGCGCGCCCGAGGCCGACAGGCCAGGGAAGCGAACGCTTCGAAAAGGCACGAGAAGCTGTTGGGAGTGCAAGCGGCGCAAGGTCCGTTGCGTTCCATGCTCCGAGGAAGGGGATGCGTGTCTTGGGTGCAAGCGCCGGGGTGCTCATTGTGTCAGCCAAGATGGCCCAGTCCCGGACGAATTCCCCCGACCAGCCGATAAACACGCAGAAATGGCAGAGCGCATGGAGAGAGTCGAGGGACTGCTAGGGCGGCTCGTCCAGAACGTTTCTGTTTTGCGTCGTAGTCCTGCCGCGGCCCATTCAAGTTTGGACATGGCCGGTTCTACGGCCTGTTCATCTTTGCAGGTCACGCCACCG GCCTCTTGTGGAAATCGCGGTGTACGTGCAACTCACAGTTCGGAGCCAGCTTTCCAGACGACAGACTGTCATCCCCCGACTCCCGTCCCCGATGCCTCTTACACGCCCAGGCTTGGACAGATATCAGCTCTTCTCTACGCAGCGCTCCCCTCGGCCGAGGATTGCCGCATCGTTTGTCAGCACCGCAAAGGCTTCGCAGTCTTCTTGCATCAGATGCTAATTCGGCCACATTCTGAGCTGACCCGCGAGGACTATGAGCCGGCCGCAAACCTAGCAACCTTGCCCGCGCCCAGCGCTCATCCCGTTCTTCTTGCTCGCCATATGCTCATGCTTGCCGCGTCTCTTCAACATGTCCACTCCGACTTCCAGGATCCAGCCTGCAGGCTCTCAGAGTCTCCGTCCGCTATGATGGAACGACTGTTCAACACCGCCTCCAGTCTCGTTACTGCCAATGACCATCTTATGCTCTCTGTGGAAGGAATAGAGTGTCTGTTGCTGGAGGGCTCATTCCAGGCAAATAGTGGCAACTTGAGGCGAGCATGGCTGACCTTCCGCCGTGCCGTGGCATTTTCCCAACTGATAGGGCTGAACGCCAATGCTCAGACCCCAACCACGCTCGATCCTGCCACCACGGCGATGCCACAATTCATCTGGTTCCGCATTATAAGCATGGATCGGTACCTATGTCTGATGCTCGGCCTGCCTCAGAGCTCCCCCGACGATAGCTTTGCAAGCGAGTCGGCTCTGGCCAGCGATACTCCCATGGGACGTCTCGAGCGGATGCATTGTGTAATAGCTTCTCGCATTCTCGACCGCAACCAGCGAGGCCTAACCACGTCCCACGACGTGACCACAACACGAGAAATCGACCTCGACATCCAACGGTTGGCACAATCCATGCCGCCCCGGTGGTGGCTGCCCCCAAACTTGGCCAACCTCGCAAGCTGCGAATGTCGCGACGTCTTCTCGGAGACGCTCCGACTCATCAACCAGCTGCTGCACTACGGCCTGTTGAACCAATTACATCTACCATACATGCTTCGCGCCTCGCTGGATCCCAAGTACGTCTACAACAGGGTCACCTCGGTCACCTCCAGCCGTGAGATGCTGACCCGCTTCATTGCCCTTCGCTCCTCCAACTTGCTTGCCTTGTGCTGTCAATCTATAGACTTCTTCACCCTCACGGCAGCCATGACCCTCATCTTGGCTCACATTAACGCCAATCAGCATGACGGCCATAGCTTCATAGCTCATCAGCGTTCCAGCGATCTTGCCATGGTGGAACAAGTTATTGACATTATGCAACGCGTCACCGAGCTTAATACCGATCCCCTTCCCCACAAAGCAGCACACCTTTTGGCCCAACTGCTCGCAGTCGAAGGCCACGCTGCGGAGGGATGTACGTATAGCACACAGAGTGTCGATGCAGCCGAGAGCGTTTCTCCGTCTCGGCTGAGTCTGACCGAGGGTAGCTTTGGCACAGAAGCTCCGCATGCATGCTTCAGTAATGACACCTCCGTATTGTACATCCATCTTCCACACTTCGGAACCATCAAAATAGCTCGCGAGGGGCGCATCTCTAGGGAGCCAGCCATTTCGGGCTGGCCGCAGGTCTCTACTGACCGTGACGACGAGCGGCAGCCGCAACACAGCAGCCCAATAACGGAGGCGCCATCAAACAGCAACTCGGCAAGAATACTTGGCTCTGCCGATGGCTCAGCTCTCGATCCACTCGTTCATAATACAGTCGCTATGGCACCGAACGCAACGGATCCCCAGCCAACACAGCGTCACCAATTTCACTCATCCTTTTCAGGCACTGCCCATGCACGCATGCAACAGCAGCATGCCGGACAATCAAGCATGGCTCTTGACACAAATAATTGGGTCTTGGAAGGCGTGAATGTCTTCTTTGACAGTTTGTTGCAGGGAGCCGACGGAGGAGATGCGGATATCAGATAG
- the PAD1_0 gene encoding Flavin prenyltransferase PAD1, whose translation MPSTKATQNPPEQQPSSQRCKRIVVAITGATGATLGIKALIALRKLNVKTHLVMSQWAEATIKYETDYHPSNVKALADHTHSIHDMAAPISSGSFKADGMIIVPCSMKTLAAINTGFCDDLISRTADVMLKERRRLVLVARETPLSSIHLRNMLEVSNAGAIIFPPVPAYYIRASSVDDLVDQSVGRMLDLFDLDTGDFARWEGWKTAKR comes from the coding sequence ATGCCGTCAACAAAAGCCACACAAAATCCGCCCGAGCAACAGCCGTCATCTCAGAGGTGCAAGCGGATCGTCGTCGCAATAACCGGGGCGACGGGGGCAACCCTGGGCATCAAGGCTCTCATCGCTTTGCGCAAGTTGAACGTGAAAACGCATCTGGTTATGAGCCAGTGGGCCGAGGCAACTATCAAGTACGAAACCGACTACCATCCCTCGAATGTCAAGGCCCTGGCAGACCATACCCACTCGATTCACGACATGGCAGCCCCAATTTCAAGCGGATCCTTTAAAGCAGACGGAATGATAATCGTTCCTTGTAGCATGAAAACACTGGCTGCAATAAATACCGGCTTCTGTGACGATCTCATCTCTCGCACCGCCGACGTGATGCTTAAAGAGCGACGAAGGCTCGTCTTGGTCGCTCGAGAAACCCCACTGAGCAGTATTCATCTGCGCAACATGTTAGAAGTGTCTAATGCGGGCGCTATTATTTTCCCTCCCGTCCCGGCATACTATATTCGGGCCTCATCGGTGGATGACTTGGTCGACCAGAGCGTAGGCCGCATGCTAGACCTATTCGATTTGGACACGGGGGACTTTGCGAGATGGGAGGGTTGGAAAACGGCAAAGCGTTGA
- the lxr1_1 gene encoding NADP-dependent mannitol dehydrogenase, which translates to MPLNVPAAHRFLDLLSLKGKVVVVTGASGPQGIGIEAARGCAEMGANIAMTYTSRKEEADANIANLVTNHDVEAKVCRCDISDYASVEQLIRHVIWDFGKVDAFFANAGAVHHSTMLDASKQDWDRIINLNLNGTAYCAQVIGPHFRKQGHGSFVINASIAHRIWKL; encoded by the coding sequence ATGCCTCTCAATGTTCCCGCCGCCCACCGTTTTCTTGACCTTCTTAGTCTAAAAGGCAAGGTAGTCGTTGTCACCGGCGCCTCTGGTCCTCAGGGTATCGGTATTGAGGCGGCCCGAGGCTGTGCAGAAATGGGCGCCAATATCGCCATGACTTACACGTCGCGAAAGGAAGAAGCCGATGCCAACATCGCCAACCTTGTAACCAACCACGACGTTGAAGCTAAAGTATGCCGCTGCGATATATCCGACTATGCCAGTGTCGAGCAGCTTATCCGTCATGTCATATGGGACTTTGGCAAAGTTGACGCTTTCTTTGCAAATGCCGGAGCTGTCCATCACAGCACCATGCTTGATGCTTCCAAACAAGACTGGGACAGAATCATCAACCTTAACCTCAACGGCACGGCCTACTGTGCGCAAGTCATTGGGCCCCACTTTCGAAAGCAGGGTCATGGCTCCTTTGTGATTAATGCCAGCATCGCCCATCGAATTTGGAAGCTATAG
- the fdc1_0 gene encoding Ferulic acid decarboxylase 1 — protein MAADPPYLCFRAFVDALKADNDLVEIDTPVDPHLEAAAITRRVCDTNDKAPLFNNVIGSQNGLFRILGAPGSLRKSPKERYGRLARHLGLAPTASMRDILDKMLSASDIPPIPPQVIPTGPCKENFLDESQIDLTKLPAPLIHQADGGKYIQTYGMHIVQSPDGSWTNWSIARAMVSDEKHLTGLVSEPQHIWQIHQMWKKQGRDVPWALAFGVPPAAIMASSMPIPDGVTEADYVGAMTGSALQLVKCDTNNLLVPATSEIVFEGTLSITEQGVEGPFGEMHGYVFPHDAHVGPKYHVKRITYRNNPILPMSNCGRLTDETHTLIGSLAAAEIRKICQQKGLPVTDAFAPFESQVTWVALRIDTARLREMKTTPAEFRKKVGDVVFSHKAGVTIHRLVLVGDDIDVYQGKDVMWAFSTRCRPNMDETFFEDVAGFALIPYMSHGNGPPARGGKAVSDALLPCEYTTGRDWQAADFENSYPEPLKQKILASWTELGFQDD, from the exons ATGGCCGCCGACCCGCCTTACCTCTGCTTTCGGGCCTTTGTCGATGCCCTCAAGGCCGACAATGACCTTGTCGAGATTGACACCCCGGTCGACCCCCAtctcgaggccgccgccatcactCGTCGTGTCTGCGACACTAATGACAAGGCACCGTTATTCAACAATGTCATTGGCTCGCAAAACGGTCTGTTCCGTATCCTCGGTGCTCCTGGCTCGCTGAGAAAGTCTCCCAAGGAGCGTTACGGCAGGCTGGCACGCCACCTGGGCCTTGCTCCAACGGCATCGATGCGGGACATCCTCGATAAGATGCTGTCCGCGAGCGATATACCCCCGATCCCCCCGCAGGTTATACCCACCGGGCCCTGCAAGGAAAATTTCCTGGATGAGAGCCAGATCGACCTGACCAAGCTTCCTGCACCTCTGATCCACCAGGCCGATGGCGGCAAGTACATCCAGACCTACGGCATGCACATCGTGCAGTCTCCGGACGGGTCGTGGACCAACTGGTCCATTGCCCGTGCCATGGTCTCGGACGAAAAGCATCTTACCGGGCTCGTCTCTGAGCCGCAGCATATCTGGCAAATTCACCAGATGTGGAAGAAACAAGGCCGCGATGTGCCATGGGCTCTTGCCTTTGGTGTTCCTccagcagccatcatggcctcgagCATGCCAATTCCAGACGGCGTCACCGAGGCCGACTACGTGGGCGCCATGACCGGCTCGGCTTTGCAGCTTGTCAAGTGTGATACCAACAACCTGCTTGTTCCGGCAACTTCCGAGATTGTCTTTGAAGGCACCTTGTCCATTACCGAACAGGGTGTCGAGGGACCATTTGGTGAGATGCACGGCTATGTCTTCCCTCACGATGCCCACGTTGGGCCCAAGTACCATGTCAAGCGCATTACGTATCGCAACAATCCCATTCTGCCCATGTCAAACTGCGGACGACTGACTGATGAGACT CATACCCTCATCGGCTCTCTCGCCGCGGCCGAGATCCGCAAAATCTGCCAGCAAAAGGGCCTTCCCGTCACCGACGCGTTCGCACCGTTCGAGTCGCAGGTGACCTGGGTCGCCCTGCGCATCGACACGGCTCGACTGCGTGAGATGAAAACCACGCCAGCCGAGTTTAGAAAGAAGGTCGGTGACGTCGTCTTCAGCCACAAGGCTGGCGTCACCATCCACCGCCTCGTTCTGGTGGGCGATGACATTGACGTATATCAAGGCAAGGACGTCATGTGGGCCTTTTCCACCCGCTGCCGCCCAAACATGGACGAGACTTTCTTCGAGGACGTCGCCGGATTCGCACTTATCCCGTACATGTCTCATGGCAATGGTCCGCCGGCTCGGGGAGGCAAGGCCGTCTCCGATGCCCTCCTTCCATGCGAGTATACCACGGGTCGAGATTGGCAAGCGGCTGACTTTGAGAACTCGTATCCGGAGCCGCTCAAGCAGAagatcttggccagctgGACCGAGTTGGGATTCCAGGACGACTAA